Proteins encoded together in one Mugil cephalus isolate CIBA_MC_2020 chromosome 16, CIBA_Mcephalus_1.1, whole genome shotgun sequence window:
- the mrpl43 gene encoding 39S ribosomal protein L43, mitochondrial — protein sequence MTSRGTPSRFLKSVLQNGVGRYVCQLKRVSIIFSKKAQSSLGVRDFVEEGVVDYAKKNPGTVVYVSPQPCKKPRLIAEYLNGTVREEIIASKTSPQILELLTKMTNQSGLDIIRIRKPFHTDNPSIQGQWHPFTNRPLSIGIIKPQKQADA from the exons ATGACATCGAGAGGGACGCCGAGTCGCTTCCTGAAAAGCGTTCTTCAAAACGGAGTGGGTCGGTACGTCTGCCAGCTCAAACGAGTCTCCATCATCTTCTCCAAAAAAGCGCAGAGCTCGTTGGGAGTCag ggACTTTGTTGAGGAGGGAGTTGTGGACTATGCCAAGAAGAACCCTGGAACTGTTGTGTACGTGTCTCCACAGCCCTGCAAAAAACCCAGACTAATTGCAGAATACT TAAATGGCACCGTGAGGGAAGAAATCATTGCAAGCAAAACATCGCCGCAGATTTTAGAGCTTTTGACCAAGATGACCAATCAGTCAGGTCTGGACATCATCCGCATCCGCAAGCCCTTCCACACAGACAATCCCAGCATCCAGGGCCAGTGGCACCCTTTCACCAACCGGCCCCTGTCTATCGGCATCATCAAGCCGCAGAAACAGGCTGACGCATAA
- the twnk gene encoding twinkle protein, mitochondrial, whose product MWRCVLQKGSTCLMQVEPPKFHHQRSFSALFLRLLTQRLLHRPAETTYVPRFRDTKYSLAHSGARCYKKDISSTLEFPLSPVTFTDIKQFLRSKNVPFDDGYSCLHVPSIFVEPAARKDGFSLFVDKTTGQFLCKDTLVEGSWEDLQDCLEVMQNEEQEFLSPRVLLEYPESAEEQDERERELMEVQRIWSSSVPLTDLPEDEAQTIKTMFQITKITNATLKKFGVKLFKPTKSLVFPWFSGPDSSLKGIKLLSAQSTDTDKVTYNEATVPKSSSYYNLFGLPLVNRMDSEVVVTGYELDALAVSQATGLPSVALPRGVSCLPPILLPHLEQFKRVTLWLGGDIRSWEASKIFSRKLGLRRCSLVRPGEFQPCPVEALAKGKNLTRIIKASIPASHKSIVSFKQLREDVYGELINRDQVAGVKWTRFPELNKILKGHRRGELTVFTGPTGSGKTTFISELALDLCTQGVNTLWGSFEINNVRLAKIMLTQFAMQKLEENLEQYDFWADKFEELPLYFMTFHGQQNIKTVLDTMQHAVYLYDINHVIIDNLQFMMGQENLSVDKFAVQDHIVGVFRKFATNSGCHVTLIIHPRKEEDDRELQTASIFGSAKASQEADNVLILQEKKLVTCPGRRSLQVTKNRFDGDVGIFPLEFIKSSLTFSTLIKGKHRLRKVAAKPGNEKKKEEEVAAAVAAAAEGKAELGDEVKKAKVEKVAKMTPRTAKSPATEKGAAPK is encoded by the exons ATGTGGAGGTGCGTGCTGCAGAAGGGCTCCACCTGTCTCATGCAAGTGGAGCCCCCAAAGTTTCACCACCAAAGATCATTTTCAGCCCTATTTTTGAGGCTCCTCACTCAGAGGCTCCTTCACAGACCTGCAGAAACCACATATGTCCCAAGATTTAGGGATACAAAGTACTCCCTGGCACACAGTGGAGCCAGGTGTTACAAAAAGGACATCAGCTCCACTTTAGAGTTCCCTTTGAGCCCCGTCACATTCACAGATATCAAACAGTTTCTGCGCTCCAAGAATGTTCCCTTCGACGATGGCTACAGCTGCCTGCACGTCCCGAGCATCTTCGTCGAGCCGGCCGCCAGGAAGGACGGCTTCTCGTTGTTCGTCGACAAGACCACGGGGCAGTTCCTGTGTAAGGACACGCTGGTGGAGGGGAGCTGGGAGGACCTGCAGGACTGCCTGGAGGTGATGCAGAACGAGGAGCAGGAGTTCCTCAGCCCCCGGGTGCTGCTGGAGTATCCGGAGAGTGCAGAGGAGCAGgacgagagggagagggagctgATGGAGGTGCAGAGGATCTGGTCCAGCTCTGTGCCCCTCACCGACCTCCCAGAGGACGAGGCTCAGACGATTAAGACCATGTTCCAG atcACAAAGATCACCAATGCCACCCTGAAGAAGTTTGGTGTGAAGCTCTTCAAGCCGACAAAGAGCCTGGTTTTCCCCTGGTTCAGTGGACCTGACTCCTCTTTAAAGGGAATCAAGCTCCTCTCCGCCCAAAGCACGGACACGGACAAAGTAACTTACAACGAGGCCACGGTCCCAAAGAGCAGCTCCTATTACAACCTGTTCGGCCTCCCCCTGGTGAATCGAATGGACTCGGAGGTGGTGGTGACCGGCTATGAGCTGGACGCTCTGGCCGTGAGTCAGGCCACGGGACTCCCCAGCGTCGCTCTTCCTCGTGGAGTCAGCTGCCTCCCACCGATCCTGCTGCCGCACCTGGAGCAGTTCAAGCGGGTGACGCTGTGGCTGGGGGGGGACATCCGCTCCTGGGAGGCATCGAAGATCTTTTCCCGCAAGCTGGGTCTGAGGCGCTGTTCGCTGGTGCGTCCGGGGGAGTTCCAGCCATGCCCAGTGGAGGCGCTGGCCAAAGGCAAGAACTTAACCCGCATCATCAAAGCTTCCATCCCAGCGTCACACAAGTCTATAGTGTCCTTCAAGCAGCTCAGAGAGGACGTGTACGGGGAGCTGATAAACAGGGACCAGGTGGCTGGAGTGAAGTGGACAAGGTTTCCAGAGCTCAACAAGATCTTGAAGGGACATCGTAGGGGAGAACTGACTGTTTTCACAG GTCCGACTGGAAGCGGGAAGACCACGTTCATCAGTGAGCTGGCCCTGGACCTTTGCACGCAGGGCGTCAACACGTTGTGGGGCAGCTTTGAGATCAACAATGTGCGTCTGGCCAAGATCATGCTGACCCAGTTTGCCAtgcagaagctggaggagaaccTGGAGCAGTACGACTTCTGGGCGGACAAGTTTGAAGAGCTGCCGCTTTACTTCATGACTTTCCACGGTCAGCAGAACATCAA GACCGTGCTGGACACCATGCAGCATGCTGTCTACCTCTATGACATCAACCATGTCATCATTGATAATCTGCAGTTCATGATGGGACAGGAAAACCTCTCAGTAGACAA GTTTGCTGTGCAGGACCACATTGTTGGAGTGTTCAGGAAGTTCGCCACCAACAGCGGCTGCCACGTCACTCTGATCATTCACccgaggaaggaggaggatgatcgAGAACTGCAGACGGCGTCCATCTTTGGTTCGGCTAAG GCCAGCCAAGAGGCCGACAACGTGCTCATCCTCCAGGAGAAGAAGCTGGTGACGTGTCCCGGCCGCAGGTCCCTGCAGGTGACCAAGAACCGCTTCGACGGAGATGTGGGCATCTTCCCCCTGGAATTCATCAAGTCTTCGCTCACCTTCTCCACCCTCATCAAGGGCAAACACCGGCTGAGGAAGGTCGCTGCCAAGCCaggaaatgagaagaagaaggaggaggaggtggcggcggcggtggcggcagCGGCGGAGGGAAAAGCGGAGTTGGGAGACGAGGTTAAAAAAGCGAAGGTTGAGAAAGTGGCCAAAATGACTCCGAGAACCGCTAAGAGTCCCGCAACTGAAAAAGGAGCCGCTCCCAAGTAA